One window of Channa argus isolate prfri chromosome 4, Channa argus male v1.0, whole genome shotgun sequence genomic DNA carries:
- the lrrc61 gene encoding leucine-rich repeat-containing protein 61, protein MDCRREKDQDADCEKITAVLLKSRTGEFDLESILFLKLRGLGIHDLGCIGECINLERLDLSGNNITNLAPLASLRLLSVLNLSANRISNLEPLRSCDSLQNLNLAGNIITSIENLHCLQSLRKLENIRLKDNTYNYTNPVCRNISYRTAVLEMFPNMKVLDGERVVGRGSDLYQLCKDIDDTIKAGLYKNGQLVEHPDCKPWVEDSYWEIKRSNNAIIEEAYKQFNDVLHECRLLNNRAIHVISQTERTMSLKKQPKQYAI, encoded by the exons ATGGACTGTAGACGAGAAAAAGACCAAG ATGCAGACTGTGAGAAGATAACGGCTGTGCTGCTCAAGTCCCGTACAGGAGAATTTGATCTGGAGTCAATATTGTTTCTCAAACTGAGGGGTCTTG GAATACATGATCTTGGATGCATTGGAGAGTGTATAAATTTGGAGAGACTGGACCTTTCTGGAAATAACATCACTAATTTAGCCCCTCTAGCATCTCTTCGGCTTCTTTCTGTACTCAATTTATCTGCTAACAGGATCTCCAATTTAG AGCCTCTACGCAGTTGTGACAGTTTACAGAACTTAAACTTGGCTGGTAATATCATAACCAG tATTGAAAACCTTCACTGCCTTCAGTCCTTGAGAAAGCTTGAAAATATACGTCTTAAAGACAATACCTACAATTACACTAATCCAG TGTGCAGGAACATATCATATAGAACTGCCGTTCTTGAGATGTTCCCCAATATGAAAGTGCTGGATG gcGAAAGAGTAGTGGGACGTGGGAGCGACTTGTACCAATTATGCAAGGACATTGATGATACTATCAAAG CTGGTTTATACAAGAATGGACAGCTTGTTGAACATCCTGATTGCAAGCCATGGGTGGAAGATAGTTACTGGGAGATAAAGCGATCAAATAATGCTATAATTGAAGAAGCCTACAAACAATTTAACG ATGTTCTTCATGAATGCAGACTCCTCAACAACAGAGCCATACATGTCATTTCACAAACTGAAAGAACTATGAGCCTGAAGAAGCAGCCAAAGCAGTATGCCATCTGA